GCGGGTCTCCTCCGGGAGCCCCCAGGCCTCGTTGCCGAAGACCCAGGCGGTGGGGCCGCCCATGGTGCCCTCGTCCAGCTCGGCGTCGAGGTCGTGCTCGCCCGCGCCGTCGGCGGCGAGGATGCGCACACCGGCGTCCCGCAGCCCGGCGACGGCGTGCTCCACGGGTACGCCCACGGCCACCGGCAGGTGGAACAGGGAGCCGACGGAGGCGCGTACGGCCTTGGGGTTGTACAGGTCGACGGAGGCGTCGGTGAGGACGACGGCCTCGGCGCCGGCGGCGTCGGCGCAGCGCAGCACGGTGCCCGCGTTGCCGGGGTCGCGGACGTGGGCGAGGACGGCGACGAGCTTCGGGCGGGCGGCGAGGATCTCGTCGAAGGGGGTGTCCAGGAACCGGCAGACCCCGACCAGGCCCTGCGGTGTGACGGTGGTGGAGATGTCCTCGATGACCTGCTCGGCGGCGAGGTGGACGCGGGCGCCCGCGTCACGGGCGGCGCCGATGATGTCGGCGTACCGCTCGGCGGCCTCGACGGTGGCGAACACCTCGACGAGCGTGTCCTCGTACCCCGCGGCCTCCCGCACGGCCTGCGGCCCCTCGGCGAGGAACAGCCGCTCCTTCCCCCGGAAGTTCCGCTTGGCCAGCCGCCGCGCGGCGACGACCCGGGGGGAACGGGGGGAGATCAGCTCGGGGGCGGCGGGATGCACTCTTCTCACCTTTACAAGTAGATCGACGCCGGCTGCGGCGCCCCCTCAGGGGCGCGGGGAACTGCGCGACCAGCCCCAACGAACCGGCACCCGAAGCACGACAACGGCAGACGGCAACAACAGGACCCGCAGGCGTCACAACCTGCGGGTCCAGTCACGTCGGCTCAGAGCCAGCGCAGCGTCACGCGGCCTTCGGCGCGTTGACGTCGCTCGGCAGCGCCTTCTGGGCGACCTCGACGAGCGCGGCGAACGCGGCGGCGTCGTTGACGGCCAGGTCGGCCAGAATCTTGCGGTCCACCTCGATGTTGGCGGCCTTCAGACCCTGGATGAAGCGGTTGTACGTGATGCCGTTGGCGCGGGCAGCGGCGTTGATGCGCTGGATCCACAGCTGGCGGAAGTCACCCTTGCGCTTCTTGCGGTCGTTGTAGTTGTAGACCAGCGAGTGGGTGACCTGCTCCTTGGCCTTGCGGTACAGGCGCGAACGCTGACCGCGGTAGCCGGAGGCCTGCTCGAGGATCGCCCGGCGCTTCTTGTGGGCGTTGACTGCCCGCTTGACGCGTGCCACTTGTTAACTCCTTGTAGCGGGGCCGCGGTGGTACTCACGCGGCCCGGTATCGATTGGGTCCCGGTCCTGGCGTACGGCGCTCAGTGGTGGCGCCGTGACGTCACTTGCCGAGAAGCTTCTTGATCTTCGCGGCGTCGCCCGGGGCCATCTCGGC
This region of Streptomyces ambofaciens ATCC 23877 genomic DNA includes:
- a CDS encoding TrmH family RNA methyltransferase — protein: MHPAAPELISPRSPRVVAARRLAKRNFRGKERLFLAEGPQAVREAAGYEDTLVEVFATVEAAERYADIIGAARDAGARVHLAAEQVIEDISTTVTPQGLVGVCRFLDTPFDEILAARPKLVAVLAHVRDPGNAGTVLRCADAAGAEAVVLTDASVDLYNPKAVRASVGSLFHLPVAVGVPVEHAVAGLRDAGVRILAADGAGEHDLDAELDEGTMGGPTAWVFGNEAWGLPEETRALADAVLRVPIHGKAESLNLATAAAVCLYASARAQRAAGGCRSVTKA
- the rplT gene encoding 50S ribosomal protein L20; amino-acid sequence: MARVKRAVNAHKKRRAILEQASGYRGQRSRLYRKAKEQVTHSLVYNYNDRKKRKGDFRQLWIQRINAAARANGITYNRFIQGLKAANIEVDRKILADLAVNDAAAFAALVEVAQKALPSDVNAPKAA